The genomic region AGCCCGTCGCGCGCCATCACGACGCCGCTCGGACGCACGTCGGAAACACCGCGCACGAAGATCCACTCGAGAATGCGCGACGGCGGCGGCGGCGTCAGGTGGTAGAGCACGAGCAGGCCGACTCCCGCTTCGTTCGCGATCTTTGCCGCATCGACCGGCGACGTGTGGTAGCTCGGAATGTCTCCGAGAATTTTTGAGTACTGCGTGGATCCCGCCGCGACGGCTTCTTCGCGGATGATCGAGACCAGGAAGTTCGCCTGCGCTTCGTGGAAGAGCACGTCGGCGCCCTGCGCCGCCGCCACCAGTGACTTGGACGGAACGGTGTCACCGCTGACGGCAACCGAACGCCCCTTGTAATCGAACCGATAGCCGACGGCCGGTTTGATCGGCGTGTGGTCGACGAGGAACGCGCGCACGACGAGCCCGTTCTCCTCCAGAACGACGGTGCCTTTGGGATCGTTCGGATCGACCTCGAACGGCATGGCCTGCATGCGGCCTTTTTCGGGATTCATCACGACCGGACCGTGGTGCGCCGTGCGATACGTGGCGTCGAGCGCATACGCTTCGGTAAAGCCATTGACGAGACGGTCGATGCCGGTCGGACCGAACACACGAAGCGGCCCGGGGCGTCCTGCGCCCCACGTCTGCAGGTTGAACTCGCCGAGCTCGGCGATGTGGTCGGAATGGTAGTGCGTGTAGAAGATGGCGCCGATCTTCTCGGGCGGAACCCGCCACAGCGCGAGGTTCTTCCACGAGCCCATGCCGGTATCGACGATATAGAAATGGTCGCCGGCGAACACCGCGACGCACGCGCTCGCGCGGTCGTGATCGGACAGCGGGGAGCTCGTACCGCAGGCCACGACGCGCAGTGCGTCGTCCTTGAACAGCTCCTCGTGGTGCTTGGTCAGGATGCCGCGCGCCGTGCGGTGCACGAGCCAGTCCTGAAGTGGCTCGAGGCGTGTCACTGCCATGAACAGGCCGAAGCCCACAAAGACGAGTGCCACGAGGATCTGTACGAGACGTCGCATGTTTTTTCTGGCCCCTGAGATTCGCTACCAGGCGGTGTATCCGCCATCGACCGGCACGACAGCACCGGTCACGTACGAGGACGACGGCGACGCGAGGAAAAGGCAGGCGGTGCGGAGCTCGCCCGCCGCACCGATTCGGCCCATCGGATTGCCCGCGGCCATCCGCTCTTCGATGCTTTCGCGAACGATGCTTTCGTGCGTCATCTCGCTCGGAAACCACGCGGGAGCAATC from Candidatus Limnocylindrales bacterium harbors:
- a CDS encoding MBL fold metallo-hydrolase, which gives rise to MRRLVQILVALVFVGFGLFMAVTRLEPLQDWLVHRTARGILTKHHEELFKDDALRVVACGTSSPLSDHDRASACVAVFAGDHFYIVDTGMGSWKNLALWRVPPEKIGAIFYTHYHSDHIAELGEFNLQTWGAGRPGPLRVFGPTGIDRLVNGFTEAYALDATYRTAHHGPVVMNPEKGRMQAMPFEVDPNDPKGTVVLEENGLVVRAFLVDHTPIKPAVGYRFDYKGRSVAVSGDTVPSKSLVAAAQGADVLFHEAQANFLVSIIREEAVAAGSTQYSKILGDIPSYHTSPVDAAKIANEAGVGLLVLYHLTPPPPSRILEWIFVRGVSDVRPSGVVMARDGLMVTLPANSKEIETGRIE